The following is a genomic window from Chryseobacterium sp. StRB126.
ATCAGTGCCTTTATTGGCATTGGACTATCTGCTGCTACCGGCTTCAGGGTTTTTCTTCCTCTGTTCGCCGTAAGTCTTGCGTCTTATTTTCATTGGATTCCAATGAGTGAAAGTTTTGAATGGCTGGCGGGCTTGCCTGCGCTCATCACTACAGGAATCGCAACGGTTGTTGAAATTTTAGCTTATTATATTCCATTCGTAGATCATTTACTGGATACTGTTTCTGTTCCTATGGCCACTGTAGCAGGCTCTATCTTATTCGCCAGCCAGTTTGCCGAATTAGGAACCTTTCCGCAATGGGCACTGGCTTTAATTGCAGGCGGAGGAACGGCTGCGACCATAAGCTCCGGTTTTGCAGGAATACGGGCCGCTTCTACTGCCACCACAGGAGGATTGGGAAACTCTGTCGTGGGAACTACTGAAACAGCAGGAGCCGGTATTATGACTGTACTTGCAATGGTAGCACCTATTATTGCAGCTATTCTAGCCATTATCTTATTGGTTGTGGTAGTTGTATATGGACGAAAAGCATGGAGGAAGCTCAGGGGTAAAAAAACCGCTTCCACTGAATAAAAAAATAAAAGGTACAGTCCCATAGAGCTGTACCTTTTATTTTATATCTTAGTTTTTACTTCTAAAATCTTTGATCTCTTTAATTCTGGTTTCGAAATATTCTTTCTTTTCCGGATGTTTTTTAATCAGTATTCCAAATGCTTTAATTGCTTTAGCATATAGTTTCTGTTCGAAATAAAGATTAGCCAATGTTTCAGTCATCAAATGGGAAATATCATCATTCTTTTCTTTGACAACATAGGTACTTTCCTCTCTCAGCTGACTGATCCTAGGATTGTTTTCAATAAAGGCTTCAATCGCTTTTTCTTTGACCTCCTCTTTCTCTTTTTCAACCTCGTCTGTTCTGCCGATTTTCAGCCAGCTCTGCCATGTATTGATAAATCCTGGAACGTTGCTGTTAATTGGAGACTGGGGAATACTTTCTACTACTGCTTCCTTCATTGGTTCTTCTTTTATAGGCTCTTCTTTAGTTTCCTTTGATTCTCCTACTTTCAAACTCGAAATATCTGTACCAAAGAATGAAACATTCATTACCGGAACTTCTCCATCCTTCTGAGGAACGGCTTCAGGAGTTTCAGGTTGTTCTTCCTCTTTTT
Proteins encoded in this region:
- a CDS encoding DUF4126 domain-containing protein, with protein sequence MLDQVPYFSYVISAFIGIGLSAATGFRVFLPLFAVSLASYFHWIPMSESFEWLAGLPALITTGIATVVEILAYYIPFVDHLLDTVSVPMATVAGSILFASQFAELGTFPQWALALIAGGGTAATISSGFAGIRAASTATTGGLGNSVVGTTETAGAGIMTVLAMVAPIIAAILAIILLVVVVVYGRKAWRKLRGKKTASTE